In the Anastrepha obliqua isolate idAnaObli1 chromosome 1, idAnaObli1_1.0, whole genome shotgun sequence genome, one interval contains:
- the LOC129241138 gene encoding uncharacterized protein LOC129241138: MLKVLQINLHKSKNASAELLLNIEGVGYDVALVQEPWIASGNIVSGLKSQNYNTYIPIVKNKVRTAILVKKSICSYIDHNLSSDDLTVVALEGCKDETLFFGSCYMPHDEEAPQAELRKLVETAARKKHALVVGTDANAHHTVWGSADINDRGESLFTYILQSSLEIANRGEEPTYVGPTSKNVLDLTLYTSRHVMVQEWEVLSRPSFSDHRYISFQGYTIKNTNNTPEIQDKHRA; encoded by the exons ATGCTGAAAGTCCTTCAGATAAACCTCCACAAAAGTAAAAACGCctcagccgagctcctgctcaacatagagggagtcggctacgatgtggctctagtccaggaaccatggatagcgtcgggcaacatagtctccggtctaaagtcacaaaactacaacacatacatcccgattgtaaaaaataaggtaagaacagcgatattggtcaaaaaaagtatatgttcttatattgatcataatctctcttcagacgatCTGACAGTGGTGGCGCTGGAGGGCTGCAAGGATGAGACGCTATTCTTTGGGTCCTGCTATATGCCACATGATGAGGAAGCACCACAAGCGGAACTTCggaagctggtagaaacagctgccagaaagaagcatgctctggtggtaggaacggacgcaaacgcacatcacacggtctggggaagtgcagacataaacgaccgaggtgagtcactatttacctatattcttcaaagtagtctagaaatagctaatagaggtgaggaaccaacatatgtgggaccaacctcgaagaatgtactcgatttaacactctacacaagcaggcatgttatggttcaggaatgggaagtattgagtaggccctcattctctgatcacagatacataagctttcag ggatatactatcaaaaacaccaataaTACCCCGGAAATACAAGACAAACATCGCGcttga